The Colletotrichum destructivum chromosome 8, complete sequence genome includes the window CGGTCGCCGGTTGTGATCAACTGCTTGAGCATACGGGACGCCTCCTCGTCTGAGCTAAGATAGACGACAcacttggcgatggcgaagtAGTCGGGGTTCGGGATGTCGTTCAGGAGATCCAGAATCAAGCGCAGAATCTCGGTACGGAAAGCGCGTTCCTGAACGATGTCCATACAGATGCTCAAGGCATACTCCatgagctcctcggcgggaCCCTGACCATCTGTTGACTTTGTCTTGGAACGCTTCTCATCATCGCTTGCGCGTTTGATGACACGGCGAAGGACCTCGAggttcttggcctcgacggcaaTACCGACGACCTGACGATATCTGCCGTCCTTGAGGCAAGCCTCGAAAAGACGCTCGACGATGCGCTGAAGCGCAGCCTGGGTTGCCTGGTCGTTGATGGGGGCGATAGAGCCAGAGCGACCCTCCTTCACCGGCTGAAATGTGGGAtcgaggatggcgttgtCGGTCGAGACGCGGGACAGGAGAGACTTGGACGGGAGAGTCGTCtgagagaagggggtggtcggGGAAATCAGGGCAGACCCGTCGGCGGGGCCGGTCGCAAAAGTGGTTGCCAAAGCGGGCAGGGAGTTGTCGTTCTGGGACAAGGTGGGGGCGGTGTGCTTGGCCGAGGAAGTGGCGATGTACTGGTCGATACACTTGGAAATGATGGTATCCTCAAATTCACCGGGAGCATCGAGCTTAAAAAGGTCGCCTGCGGCGAGGGCAAAGGTCATGCTCTCATTGTAAGCCTGGAGATGATAGTAGACCTTGGCGAGCACGAGGGCTGCCAGCTGTCGTTGGGGAAAGGATTCGTCTTCGTAGAGAGCCTCGCTTTTGTGGTTGTCAATACCCAAATAGATAGATGGACTCGCAGACACGttgggggagaaggagagcaGCTTACATCTGGCTCAgagcgccggcgacctcggtCCAGACTGTGTCGATGTCATCGTTAAGAGTCTGGAGGGCGAAGACCTTGAGGTCGTGTTCCTCATCGGCCAGGAAGCCCAGGACTCCGGTAGCTGAGACCAGGCCAGGCATTGTCGGGGGTGAGGAGGGCGACCACGGAGACGGGAGCTGAGCTTAGCTGTgtgggggtgggaggagacgtTGCGCGGCCGAGATAGAATTGAGGATCAAAATTCGGTCGAGGTGGAAGAGGTCAAGCGGCGGTGCAGAACGGGACGGAGTATTGGGATGTTTTTAGTTTTGTTGGTTGGTGATGGAAGCTCCGAAGaggcgttgatgatggaaGAAGGACGTCGAAAGCGAAGGCGCGAATGAACGAACGCAGGGCACGCTTCAGTATCCACGTCAGGCAAGTCTGCCTGCCTCGTCCTGTCCTGCCGACTCAGTGCTCAGGGTACGTACCTCCTTCGCCTGACCTCCCTCCCCAATGCACCCACAGAGAGTGCTGAATCAGCAGGCCGAAAATGGATTGAAGCTGGATGCGACGCTTTCAGTGGAATGCTGACGTAACACGATCCCGGCTAGCTGGCTATTAGGAGCTCCGGCTAAGTGTAAGATGTGAGCTTCTGGGGGTACAGACGAGAGGCGGATTATCAAAAATTCCGAGCAGGTCCCGTCTTGGCCTACCCCTTCGACACACTCAGTGAGAGACAAGGTGGGACTGGCTGGCGGAGGGCAGGGGACACAAAATCAAATAAAATCCCCGACAGGTCGACAGAGGTCGGGCTCGGGCAACGCACCGTGGGTGTGGGACGCTGGACACACACAAGGCTGGCACGCtaggtggtggtggtggtacGGACACTCACTGAAGCAACAattgctctctctctctctcactcgcgcgcgcgcgcgcgctcaCTACTCACTCACTTTCTACTCGTTGTTGCCGCCCATGTCCTCGGCGTTTAGAAGCAGCGACTTGTTAATTTTTGTACGATTCTATTGACCTAAGCATAAGAATTCAAGCACCAGGTAGTTAGATATAATGTACATTGTCTGGGGCTTACAGAGTACAAGCTGGGGGGCTAAACGACATCTGAGCACTCACTATCTATCTGTACAGATTTCCCCCTTGTCTGCTGTATCCTTGCCCTCTCTACACAGTACCTCTCTAGGTAGATAGCCCCTAACACAAGCTCTCGCGTGAGCTCCAGCAGGAGGAGCTCCATACACACCAAGCACGACACCACCTCGACCGCAGCATAGCCACCAGCTGCACCTTATCAGGTAAGGTAGGCAGCATCGAGCCATCGCATCAGCGCGCCGGGGGCCCTTACTAGATGTGTGCGATCGGCGCGCGACCAATCAATCCATTTCCGTCCTTTCTTTTTGGCTCCAAATTTCCCaccctctcttccttccaCGTCCCCCAGCCGCGACAGAGGACAAGATGTTTTTTTTCCTGAGAGTTGTCGAGCCTACCTGTCTGTAATTTTTATTCTGATTCTTGTCTCTTATTTTGCTTTACGCAACTCCTGTTCTCATCTTAAACCGGTGCCTCCAGCATCTTTGGTGTaacacccacccaccaccatTCACTCATCCACATATCCACAGCCCCGATGTCTCTACTGCAGCAACCTGCGACGACAATCACCAACCACCACAACATATAGACATCGACCCTTGTTGCTACTCTCCACCCATCGCCAACGCTCCCATTCGCACTTCGCGACGCCATTCTAACCTGTCACATCTGTCAATCGACCCGCTCTTTGACAGttgttcctcctcctcttcctccaccgccgccgccgccgccgccgccgcttcgtCTTCCTGTGTCCGCACGACCCCTACGTTTCGAATCGCGACCACTTCGTCTCTGCCTCAACCTCCATCAGGCATCGTCCAAACAAGCTCTCAACGACCCCTCCCCCGAGGATTTGCCTGCGTTTGCCCCCCCTCCGGCCCGCAACTTGTCGTCGCTCGCCTCCTCCACTCGAGAGAATATCGCACACTCCCCTGGTTTCAATCCCGTTCCGGCCAACCCCAATCCACGCCCTTCTGCCGTTGTTGCGCTCCAGCTCCCGTCCTCTTCGGTCCCCTTTTGGACCACCACCGTGCCGTTTCCTGCCGCGCATGCTTTGCTTTGCCTGGTCGTAGCTCCTCCATACAGTCCAGTTCAGCCTAGTCCAGTCATTACCGGTCTCTTCGAACCccgacaccgacgacgagaccgacaccgacgacgaccacccACTCGACCGGCTCTTCCTCCTGATCATGACGACGTGATGATTGCCGATTGCGCATCCATCTCAAACCACTAGAATCGCGACGAATTTGCATATCAAACCCTACGTCGCCATCGACACCTGTCCCGACACCGTACTGCCCCCGTTTCCCCCTTCGTCGCACACATGAGCCGTTGGAATTGAAAGGGCGAAGCCGAAACTTTGCACCCGAGCTGAAGCTGGACGGAGCGCTGGCCCAGACAAAGGAACCCAGATCCAAGGCATTTCGGTAAATCACCGTACGCCTGCGGTAATCACGATGGATCTGAGAAGTTTGATGAACACGTCAGACGACGGGGACCGACCTCGAgccacagccgccgccgccgccgcctccgctgctgccaccgccgcctccgctggccctcctccgggccATCCTGCTCATGCCCAAGCACACGCTCGCGCTCACGCTTCTTCTCAGCCTCTTGCGCcgaagcagcagcaacagcagcaaccacaacaacagcacccgcacccgcacccgcagCATCAACCGCATCTGCAACATCAAtcgcatccgcatccgcaacaccaaccgccgccgcagctgcCCTATCAACAGCAGCCTCCGACGACGCCTTCGCAGGCCACGACGGCCTACGCATTTAGAGAATCAGCCTACAGTCACGCCTTGCACTCGTCCCCCGGGAAGCCGCCAGCTCCCCAAGAATACACTGTCCATCCCCAGGTCACCACTCCGTCGTATCCCCCACAGTCGCCTTATCAGACTCCCGGCCCCTATCCCGGCCgaccagcaccgccgccactTCAGGCAGGCGTTGCCGCTCCTTACGCCGATGCGCGGTCTCCTCAGAGTGCGTCCATGTCCGGGCCGTCCCCGTATCGTCACACACCAACATCTTCAGTGAGCGGACCCGGCGGAGGCTATCCTTTCCCTCCCACTGGTCCGCCTCAGGAAGTTGCCAGCCCTGTGCAACGACACCAATACCCACCACCCAACGCGTATCCCTCGAGAGAGAGTTATTCTCATCCATCTGGTGCAACGGCGCCTTCTCCATATactcagcagcagcagccgcctccgcctcagCACATGCCCCAAACTCCGCCCATCGGCACCCCTGTCAGCGCACACCCGTACCTCCACCAGCGCTCGCAATCAACGCATTCAACCCCTACTCCTACCTCTGCCCATAGTCAACACCCGCAGCAGCTCCACGGTCAAGCATATCCTCACGGCAGTCCTGTGGCGACGGCGCATCCGCCGCCCGAGTACGTTCGGCAGCTTTCGCAGCCTCCTACCCCACTGGGCCCGCCCCCGACCGGGCCACGACAATCTTCCACTGCACCGACCTTTGCGCATCCGCAAAGTCCCTATCAACAGAGACTGTCCGCCTCGCACCTCGCTCAAGCCacacctccaccaccgccacctcGCATCCCCAGCTCCCACAGCGGCCACGAACGAAGATCATTGTCACAAAGCGAACGCGACAGAAGTGTTAGCGTCAGTCCCAAGACCCGCATCCCGAGTTTGCCGAGCAGCGTCGGTGGACATACAGATTCAGAGGCGCGGCCGCATCCGAGTGTCGCCAACATGGTGGAACCCGAACGCGAACGCGCCACGACACCCGCCAAGAGAAAGCTTGCCGACAGAGATTTGAGCCCGCGAGAACTCGAGCGGAAGGAGCCAAGGCCTCCGCCTGCCGAGGTGAACGGCGGCCCCAGGCTCTCTCGGTCGCCTATTATCCAGCGAAAGAGGAAAATTCACACAACGCCTCCCATCTGGGCTCAGGCATGGAACGCCCGAGAAAACAAAAAGCTCAAGCTGGCCAATTTTGAGCTCCAAAAACGAGGACCACCCAGCATCAATGGCAAGCCCGAGCCTGCCAAGCAGGACAGCACCAGTCGACACACCTCGCCAGAGGCAGCGCGATCCACTGCGCCACCTGTTCAGGAACCGCCCAAGCCCGATAGTCTGCTTGGTCCGTGGGAGGAGAGCATTCTCGGCACTCGACCGTCCGAGGAGCTATCCAAAACGATTGCTGATTTTCTCTTCAAGAATGTCACGCTCCACCCCGACTCTGGGGAGATCCTAGGGCGAGGCGTGCAGTTCGAGATCGAGGCTAAAATGGGTCAGCTCATCGATAGAGATACCAACGATCGTGTCGAGAGGGCAATTGGCTCTGAATGTGTCCTGCATGACACCGGCCGTCTTGCTTTCAGAAGCAGCATGACGGAGGTACGTCCCCTTCGCCCAATAGCAGGCCCCGTCCAAGGAAGTCCACATGGCTAACGTCTCACTTTTTCACAGGCCCAGCACAAAGGCCTCAATGATTTCCTGAACAGTATGGTCGTCCAGACAGACCCGCGAAACCCCaacgcccgaggccgagtccAGATACAATACAAACATCGGCGGGAGATTGACAAGTTTTACGAACTGCCTAATGCGCTGCAGGCTCGCCTGCCTGGCTGCGTTAGATCCCTCCTGTCGGGCAGGCGGTCCATCAAGGTCCGCGTCACATACGACCAGAAGACGCAACAGGTCCTGGCCAAGATTGTCAAGGCCCGAGTAGCCGATATTCACATACACCTGCCGACGTGCCCGCTCGACTGTCGTATCAGCATTAATCTCGAAATGGCATGGGATGGATctgtcgaggagctggaaaGCATGGCCGTTGGGCACGCGGACAAGTTTCCCGACCGAAACAAGGATCGCCTGAGTTACAAGCAGAATCACTATCAGATTGACTTGACACAGGTGACGCAGACGATGCCTGGTCCTGGAGTAAGTCGTTGCTCGCAGCAAAATGGCATTGAGGAATTTGCTAACCTGCCAAAAGAACACCCATCGGATCGACAAAGAGCACGAGCTTGAGGTTGAGCTATCGCCAGATATCGTCATTGACCAACAACGCCGTGCCATGAGAAACGAGCCGCACCAATACCAACAACTGGTCGATGCGTTTGTTGACAACGTGCGCGTCCTCGCCCGGAAGAGTCGTGAATTTGTCTAGTATTTTCCCGGGGGAGAAGCTGCAGAGAGGGTCATGTTTTAGAGTAGCTTGGGTGGTTTTGATACCAGAAGATGATGGGGCTAC containing:
- a CDS encoding Putative mRNA triphosphatase Cet1, CYTH-like domain superfamily, RNA 5'-triphosphatase Cet1/Ctl1, yielding MDLRSLMNTSDDGDRPRATAAAAAASAAATAASAGPPPGHPAHAQAHARAHASSQPLAPKQQQQQQPQQQHPHPHPQHQPHLQHQSHPHPQHQPPPQLPYQQQPPTTPSQATTAYAFRESAYSHALHSSPGKPPAPQEYTVHPQVTTPSYPPQSPYQTPGPYPGRPAPPPLQAGVAAPYADARSPQSASMSGPSPYRHTPTSSVSGPGGGYPFPPTGPPQEVASPVQRHQYPPPNAYPSRESYSHPSGATAPSPYTQQQQPPPPQHMPQTPPIGTPVSAHPYLHQRSQSTHSTPTPTSAHSQHPQQLHGQAYPHGSPVATAHPPPEYVRQLSQPPTPLGPPPTGPRQSSTAPTFAHPQSPYQQRLSASHLAQATPPPPPPRIPSSHSGHERRSLSQSERDRSVSVSPKTRIPSLPSSVGGHTDSEARPHPSVANMVEPERERATTPAKRKLADRDLSPRELERKEPRPPPAEVNGGPRLSRSPIIQRKRKIHTTPPIWAQAWNARENKKLKLANFELQKRGPPSINGKPEPAKQDSTSRHTSPEAARSTAPPVQEPPKPDSLLGPWEESILGTRPSEELSKTIADFLFKNVTLHPDSGEILGRGVQFEIEAKMGQLIDRDTNDRVERAIGSECVLHDTGRLAFRSSMTEAQHKGLNDFLNSMVVQTDPRNPNARGRVQIQYKHRREIDKFYELPNALQARLPGCVRSLLSGRRSIKVRVTYDQKTQQVLAKIVKARVADIHIHLPTCPLDCRISINLEMAWDGSVEELESMAVGHADKFPDRNKDRLSYKQNHYQIDLTQVTQTMPGPGNTHRIDKEHELEVELSPDIVIDQQRRAMRNEPHQYQQLVDAFVDNVRVLARKSREFV